DNA sequence from the Streptomyces sp. MST-110588 genome:
GACACCGAGGTCCTGACCCTCGTCGGCCGGCCCACCGCGGGCCTGGCCGCGGCCCTGCACCACGGCCGCCGGCTGCTGGTCCTGTCCGCCGGTGCAGCGACGCCCGCCGAGGTCGCCGCCCTGCTGCGCGAACGCGGCTTCGGCCCGACCCGTATGCGCGTACTGGAACAGCTCGGCAGCGCCCGCGAGCGACAGCACGAGGGCACCGCGGACACCTGGCCGCACCCGCCCGCCGACCCGCTCAACGTGATCGCCCTGGACTGCGTCCGCGCCCCGGACGCGCTCCGCCTCTCCCTCACACCGGGCCTGCCCGACACCGCGTACGAGCACGACGGCCAGCTCACCAAGCGCCACGTACGGGCCGCCACACTGGCCGCGCTGGCGCCCGCGCCCGGCGAACTGCTGTGGGACATCGGCGGCGGCTCCGGTTCGATCGGCATCGAGTGGATGCGTGTCCACCGCACCTGCCGCGCCGTCGCCGTCGAACGCGACCCCGTACGCGCCGAACGCATCACCCGCAACGCCCACACCCTCGGCGTCCCCGCCCTCCGCGTCGTCACCGGCCGGGCCCCCGCCGCCCTGGCCGAACTCCCCACTCCCGACGCGGTGTTCATCGGCGGCGGCCTGACCGCACCGGGCCTGCTGGAAGCCTGCTGGGCGGCGCTCCCGCCCGGCGGCCGGCTGGTCGCCAACACCGTGACGCTGGAGTCCGAGGCACTGCTGGCCGACTGGTACCGGCGGCACGGCGGCGACCTCGTACGGCTGGCGGTCGCCCAGGCCGTACCCGTCGGCGGCTTCACCGGCTGGCGCCAGGCCATGCCGGTAACCCAGTGGTCCGTACAGAAACCGCCCCCCGACCAGGCCCCAAGCCCCAACCCGTCCCCTGCCCCCACCCCTGCCCTCCCCGGAGAATCCCCATGACCGTCTACTTCATCGGGGCGGGCCCCGGCGCCGCCGACCTGATCACGGTGCGCGGCGCCCGCACCCTGGCCGCCTGCGAGGTGTGCCTGTACGCGGGCAGCCTGGTCCCCGCGACCTGCTCGCCGAATGCCCGCCCGGCGCCCGCCTGGTCGACACCGCCCACCTCAACCTCGACCAGATCACCGAGGAACTGGTCCGGGCCCACGAGCAGGGCAAGGACGTGGCCCGGCTGCACTCCGGCGACCCTTCCGTCTTCAGCGCCGTCGCCGAACAGATGCGCCGCCTGGACGCGGCGGGCATCCCGTACGAGACCGTCCCCGGCGTACCGGCCTTCGCCGCCGCCGCGGCGGCCCTGGGCCGCGAACTGACCGTCCCCACCGTCGGCCAGACCGTCATCCTCACCCGCATCGCCCAGCAGGCCACCCCCATGCCGCCCGGCGAGGACCTGGCCACCCTGGGCCGCAGCGGCGCCCTGCTGGTCCTCCACCTCGCCGTCCGCTACGCCGACCGCGTCGTCACCGAACTCCTGCCCCACTACGGCCCGGACTGCCCGGCCGCCGTCGTCGCCATGGCCTCCCGCCCCGACGAACTCGTCCTGCGCGGCACCCTCGCCGACATCGCCGGCCAGGTGAAGTCCGCCGGTATCACCCGCACCGCCGTCATCCTCGTGGGCCGCACCCTCGCCGCCGCCCAGTTCCCCGACAGCCACCTGTACTCCACCATCCGCGAACGCCCGCACCCGCCGTGCGGCGGCTGACGCGACCGTCAGGGGACGAGCCGACAGCTCGAACGGGGCCGGCCGCACCCGCCGAAGCCGGCTGATCCAGGCCGGATAGCGTGGCGGGCATGACAACGGAGGAAGCAGGGTCACCAGTTGCTGCTGGGGTGCTCTGTCCTGGCTGTGGTGGCCACGAGGTGCCCACCGTCACGGCGGCGCGCGTCAGCAAGGGGGCCGTACGCAAGAACCTGGCGAGCCGGCTGGAGAAGGGGCCGGACAAGACCGGCGACGGCTGTCTGCACTTCATCGAGGGCATGGTCATGACCGCCGCCGCGATCGCCTTCGCCGTCTGGGGGAAGGGCGAGGGCAAGCCGCTGTATCTGTACGGCGGCGCGGCACTGGCGGTGCTGTGCTTCTTCGGCACGATCGCCGTCGTACGCGGCGAGAAACGGGAGAAGGAAGCCGCGGCGGCGGGCGAGCCGCGGGCCGACGAGCTCTACCGGCCGGCGCGGTACTGCCATGGCTGCGACCGGGTGTTCTGCCCCGACGGCACGCCGTGGCAGGGCCTGCTGACCCCGGAACAGTTCAAGAAAATGGTGTGGACCGAGGCCGGCTACGCCTCCCACCTCGGCAGCTCCGACAAGGCGAAGACGGCCGAGGTGCCGCCGTGGACGCTGCCGGGCCGGTGAGCCGGTGAGCCGGCCGGCGAGCGGCTGCGGACGCTGCTCGCCGGATCACCGCCCCGCCGGCCCCAGGGCGTCCGCGCGGCCCACGATCGTGCCCGCGCGGTCGATGCAGATGATGTCGACCGCGACCGGGGCACCGCGCAGGACGCCCAGGGCCTCGGTACGGGCGGCGGTGGCGACCAGGTCGCCGAGGGGGACACCGGCGGCGGTGCAGAGCTGGAGGGCGGCCAGGCCCGTGTTGGCCTCGGTGACCGCCTTCGCCAGGGACTCCTCCGCGCCGCCGCGCCGGGCCAGTTCCGCCAGGAAGCCCTTGTCGACCTGTGAGCGGGAGGAGTGCAGGTCCAGGTGGCCGGCGGCCAGTTTGGAGAGCTTGGCGAAGCCGCCGCAGACGGTCAGGCGGGGTACGGGGTGGCGGCGGATGTACTTCAGTACGGCGCCCGCGAAGTCGCCCATGTCCAGCAGCGCGTCCTCCGGCAGGCCGTGCACCGCGACCGCGGTCTTCTCGGACGTGGCACCCGTACAGCCCGCGACGTGCGTACGGCCCGCCGCGCGCGCCACGTCCACGCCGCGCCGGATCGAGTCGATCCACGCCGAGCAGGAGTACGGCACGACGATGCCGGTCGTCCCGAGGATCGACAGCCCGCCGAGGATGCCCAGGCGCGGGTTCCACGTGCTGCGGGCGATCTCCTCGCCGTGGTCGACGGAGAGGGTGATCTCCACGTCACCGCTGCCGCCGTGCCGGGCGGCGACCAGCGCGATGTGCTCGCGCATCATCTGACGCGGTACGGGGTTGACGGCCGGCTCGCCGACATCCAGCGGCAGGCCGGGCCGGGTGACCGTACCGACGCCGGGCCCGGCGCGGAAGACCACGCCGGAGCCGGCCGGCAGCGTCCGTACGGTGGCGCGGATGATCGCGCCGTGGGTCACGTCGGGGTCGTCGCCGGCGTCCTTGACGACCGCGGCCATGGCGGAGCGGTCCGGGGCCTGACCTTGGTCCGGCACCGATCCCGGTCCCGTCCCCGTCCCCGGTCCCAACTCCAGCGACTCGTCGGCGAGGGCGAAGGCCGGGGTCTGTCCCTTCGGCAGGGTGATCGTCACCGGGTCCGGGAACTCGCCGGTCAGCAGGGCCGTGTACGCGGCGGTGGTGGCCGCCGTCGCACAGGCCCCGGTCGTCCACCCGTGCCGCAGCCCGGTGTGCGCGAGCTGCGCGCTGCGCCCTCCGGCTGCTGCCCCGGCCCCCGTACCGCCGCCGGCGCCCGTTCCCGTACTGTTCGTGTCCGTCTCAGCCATGAAGGAACCCGTAACCGATGAGCCCGCGCCCGCACGTGCTGATCCTCGGCGGCACCACGGAAGCCCGCCGCCTCGCCGCCGCCCTGACCGCAGACCGGCCGTCCGCGCCGCACCCCGGGCCGCCGCTGCGCGTCACCAGCTCGCTGGCCGGCCGGGTCGCCGAGCCGCGGCTGCCCGCCGGAGACGTACGCATCGGAGGCTTCGGAGGCCCCGAGGGCCTCGCCCGCTGGCTGCGCGAGCACGCGGTGGACGCGCTCATCGACGCCACCCATCCTTTCGCCGGCACGATCAGTTTCCACGCGGCGCAGGCCGCCGCCACCGCCCATGTTCCCCTGCTCGCCCTCCGTCGGCCCGGGTGGGTACCGGAGCCCGGCGACGACTGGCACCCGGTCGGCTCACTCGACGAGGCCGCGGCGGCCCTCCCCGCACTCGGCGAACGCGTCTTCCTGACCACCGGCCGCCTGGGCCTGTCCGCCTTCGCCCACGCCGGCCTGGCCGCCCTCTGGTTCCTCGTACGCTCCGTGGACGCCCCCGAGCCGCCGCACCCGGCCCGTATGGAGGTGCTGCTCGACCGTGGCCCCTTCACCCTCGACGGCGAACGCGACCTGCTGCGCCGCCACCGCGTCGACGTCCTGGTGACCAAGGACAGCGGCGGCGCGGCGACCGCCCCCAAGCTCACCGCCGCCCGCGAGGCCGGCATCCCGGTCGTCGTCGTCCGCCGCCCGCCCACCCCGGCGGGCGTTCCGGTGGCCACGACGTGGGAGGCGGCGGCCACGTGGGTACGGGACACGGCCGGCTGACCGCGCCGGCCCCTCGACCGCCCCCTCGGCCTTCAGAACGGGCGGTTGACGCTCAGCCGATTGGCCTCCCGCACCTTCGCCGCGAGCTCCTCGCGCCGCCGCGCTTCCTCATCCGTACGCTCCTGGCCGGCCGCCCCCTCCGGCTCCTCGGGCCGGTCCTCCTCCTCGCTCACGCGTGACACCCGCGCAACACCGCCGCGAGCCGCCGCAATTCATCACACGCCGCCTCGGCGTCCCAGATCTTCTTCGATGCCACGCTCTGCTCCCTCGACGTCATCGCTCGTGTCCCTCTTTCCCGTCTTTCCCGAACCAACCCACAACTACCTTGAGTAGTCTTAGAGTTACCCTCCGGCGTCAAGGTGTAGCGGTGGAGGTGACTCGAACTGCGTGGAGTCCGCCGGCAATGTGCCCGGCAGGATCCCGTAGGGGACAGCAAGGACCCGTACGGTCCCGTTGTGGTGTTTCCGGCCGTCGGGTGGGCGGAGTTCACAGCTGTGGTGAGGGGGAGCTGCTGACCGGCTCCTCCGGGTGAAAAGGCGGCTCCTCCAGGGGAGTTGAGGAGCCGCCTTTCCGTGCGGCGTCGGCTACTTCTCCGGGTAGCGGCGGGGTGTCCAGACGGTCGGCCGGCCGGCGGGGTCCGGGCCGCGGCGTACGGACCGGGTCTGGGAGGAGCCGATCAGCAGGATCGTGCGCATGTCGACCTCGGAGGGGTCCAGGTCCGCGAGGCGGACGGTGCGTACGGATTCCTGCGGGCCGCCGACGTCGCGGGCCAGGACGACCGGGGTGTCGGGGGCCCGGTGGTCCAGGAGGAGGTCGCGGGCCTTGCCCACCTGCCACGTACGGCTGCGGGAGCCGGGGTTGTACAGGGCCAGGGCCAGATCGGCGCAGGCGGCGGCGCGCAGGCGTTCCGCGATGACGTCCCAGGGCTTGAGGCGGTCGGAGAGGGAGATGACCGCGTAGTCGTGGCCGAGGGGCGCGCCGGCCCGGGCCGCGGCGGCGTTGGCGGCGGTGACGCCGGGCAGGACGCGTACGGGAACGTCCCGGTACGTGTCCTGGGCGGCGACCTCCAGGACGGCGGTGGCCATGGCGAAGACGCCGGGGTCGCCGCCGGAGACCACGGCCACCCGACGGCCGCGCCGGGCCAGGTCCAGGGCCAGTTCGGCGCGTTCGGACTCGACCTTGTTGTCGGAGGCGTGGCGTGCCTGGCCGGGGCGTACGGGAACGCGGTCGAGGTAGGTGGTGTAGCCGACCAGATCGGTGGCGCGGGCCAGAGCGCCGCGGGATTCCGGGGTGAGCCAGAGCGGACCGGCCGGGCCGGTGCCCACGACGACGACCTCGCCGTGCGCGGGCGCGGGCGGCGGGGTGGCGATGCGGCTGGGGACCACGGCGACCGAGAAGTACGGGACGGAGTCGGGGGAGACCTCCGCGAGCGGCGCGGTGCGCTCACCGGCCATGGTGGCGCGTTCGACGTAGTGGGCCTCGGGCAGCCGCCCGGAGGTCTCCAGCGCCTGCCGTACGGCCGGGTAGGTACGGCCGAGCTTCATGACGACGGCGGCGTCGGTGGCGGCCAGCCGGGCCGTCAGCTCCTCCTGGGGGAGGGTGCCGGGCAGGATCGTCAGCACCTCGTCCGCCTCGACCAGCGGCTTGCCCAGGCGGGCCGCGGCGGCGCTGACCGAGGTGACGCCGGGGACGACCTCGGTCTCGTAGCGGTCGGCCAGACGCTGGTGCATGTGCTGGTAGGAGCCGTAGAACAGCGGGTCGCCCTCGGCGAGTACGGCGACGGTGCGCCCCGCGTCCAGGTGCGCGGCGAGCCGGGCCGCCGCCTGTTCGTAGAACTCCTCCAGCGCGCCCCGGTAGCCGCCGGGGTGGTCGGTGGTCTCGGTGGTGACCGGGTAGACCAGCGCCTCCTCGATGTGGTCGGGGCGGATGTGCCGCTCGGCGATGGAGCGGGCGATCGAGCGTCCGTGCCGGGCGCTGTGGTACGCCACGACATCGGCCGCGGCGATGACCTCCACGGCCCGCAGGGTCATCAGGGACGGGTCGCCGGGGCCCAGCCCCACCCCGTACAGGCGGCCGGCGGGCCGCTGCTGCTGCGCGCTCACTCTTCCTCGCTCGCTATCGCGTTGATCGCGGCGGCGGCCATGGCGCTGCCGCCGCGCCGTCCGCGTATCACCAGGTGCTCAAGGCCCAGTGCGGGCCCGTGTTCGGCCAGCGCGTCCTTGGACTCGGCGGCGCCGATGAAGCCCACCGGTACGCCGATGACCGCGGCCGGACGCGGCGCGCCCTGCGCGATCATCTCCAGGAGGCGGAACAGGGCGGTGGGCGCGTTGCCGACGGCCACCACCGCGCCTTCCATACGGTCGCGCCACAGCTCCAGGGCGGCGGCGCTGCGCGTGGTCCCCATCCGGGCGGCCAGCGCGGGCACCGACGGGTCGGCGAGGGTGCACAGGACGTCGTTGCCGGCGGGCAGCCGCTTGCGGGTGACGCCGCTGGCGACCATGTTCGCGTCGCACAGGATCGGCGCGCCGGCCCGCAGCGCCTTGCGGGCGCGGGCCACCACCTCGGGGGAGTAGGCCAGGTCGCGTACGAGGTCGGTCATCCCGCAGGCGTGGATCATCCGGACCGCTACCCGGCTGACGTCGTCGGGCAGACCCGCGAGGTCGGCCTCGGCGCGGATGGTGGCAAAGGACTGGCGGTAGATCGCCGCCCCGTCCTTCTCGTAGTCGAACACTGTGCCCTCGTTGCCTTCGTTCATGTTGTCGCGCGGGTCGAAGCGCGGGTCGCTGCGCGTGCCGTTGTCACGGCATCGGCGAGTTCTGCGGGAGTGGTGGGGGTGGTGGGGCCGGTGGTCACCGGGTCGTCGAGTCCTCGTACGGACACCCGGTAGCCGTCGCCGGTGGCCAGGACGTCGACCCACTGCCCGTGAGGGTGGCCGCAGCGGCGTTCGCACCCCGACCAGTACACCGGGAGCCCGCCGCCCTCCGTACGGGCCGCCGCCGCGTCGGCCCGTACGTCGGACCGGGACTTGGCGCACCCGGGGCGGCCCGTGCAGGCACCCACCCCGTACCAGGGGGACGCCGGATCGGTGACCAGTCCGGCCGAGGCCAGCTCCCGCAGCCGTGGGGCGGCGTCCTCGCGCGACAGCCCGGGAAGGACCACGCCGCGCCAGGGTGTCACACGCAGTTCGCCGGACCCGTGCCGGGCGGCGGTCGCGGCCAGCAGCCGTGCCTGCGCGGCCGTCAGCCGGCCGAGGGGGGCCAGGACGGACAGGGCGGCGGTGCGGTGGCGGCTGTCCGGGCCGTCGGGGGCCTCGATGATGCCGGGGGCCGGGCCGCCGGGCGGGGGCGTGGGCCGTACGCCGCGTGCGCCCAAGGCCGCGTCGATCCCGTTCGCGGTCAAGCCGGCCGCCACCGTACGTGCGCTCAGCGCATGCTCCGCGGGCAGTTCGCGCACCCGCCACGCGCCGGTTCCGCTGTCCCATACGGCCTTGAGGAAGGCGAGGGCGGTGTGCAGGGCGGCCCGTGGCGCATCCGCGCCCGCCACCCGTACGACCTGGTGGTCCGCGTCCGCGCTCCCGGCCCACAGCTCCGCGCTCCCGGCCCCCGCTGCGACCAAGGTCACATCGGCGCCGAGCGCGGCCACATCGCCCCGCCCGTCGTCCAGCGCGAACAGGAAGCGCCCGGACAGTGCCGCGGCCTTCGGGGTCGCGCACAGAAGGGTGTCCAGCTCACGCGCCCATACGTGGACGTCCGCCGAGCCCCGCCCGTCCAGTCCGGCCAGCGGCGAGACCAGGACATTGCGGACCCGCTCGTGCTGCTCCGAGGGCAGCAGGCCGGCGCCCCGCAGCAGTTCCGCCAGTTCGCTGCCGCAGCCGTCGCCGAGTCCGCGCAGCTCCACGTTGCCCCGGGAGGTGATCGACAGCCGGGCGTCACCGAGCCGGTCCGCGGCATCGGCCAGCACCGCGACCTGACACGCCGTCAGCATGCCGCCCGGCAGCCGGAGTCGGGCCAGGAAGCCGTCGTCCGCCGGATGCAGCCGCAGCGCGCCGGGGCAGGCGTCACCCCGGTCGCGAATGACCGTTTCGTCCCGCGGTGCGGGCGCTTGTTCGGACAGCGGAGGGCGGGGGGACATGGCGGCGAGCATACCGACGTCCCCGCAGGGTGGACCGCCCCGTACCGGACCGGCAGCCCTTACTATGCAGGTCGGTGGGTCACACGGCCCGCCGGACGCCGCTGACGGCGCCAAGGGAGGAAGCCCGGTGAGAATCCGGCGCGGTCCCGCCACTGTGAACCCGGCCACCCCCGGGTGAGCCAGGAACTCCCGCCGTCTCTTTCACCGCCCGGGGCGCGGACCCCGAGGAAGGGCCCACGCCGCATGATCCTGCTGCTGTCGACGTCCGACACCGACCTGCTCAGCGCCCGCGCGGCCGGCGGCCCCGTGCCGTACCGGCTCGCCAACCCCGCCCGCCTGGACCTCCAAGAGCTGCCCGCACTGCTGGACGGCACCGACCTGGTCGTCGTACGCCTCCTCGGCGGCATCCGCGCCTGGCAGGAGGGGCTGGACCAGCTCCTCGCCCAGGACCGGCCGGTGGTCGTCCTCACCGGTGAACAGGCGCCCGACGCCCAGCTCATGGAGGCGTCGACCGTCCCCATCGGCACCGCGGCCGAGGCGCACGCCTACCTCGCGCACGGCGGCCCCGCCAACCTCGAACAGCTCGCCCGCTTCCTGTCGGACACCGTGCTGCTGACCGGCCACGGCTTCGAGCCGCCGGCGCCCGCCCCCACCTGGGGCGCCCTCCGCCACGACCCCACGCCCGGCGTGCACGTCGCGGCCGACGCCCCGCTCGTCGCGGTGCTCTACTACCGCGCCCACCACATGAGCGGCAACACCGGCTTCGTCACCGCGCTGTGCGAGCAGATCGAGCGGGCCGGCGGCCGGCCGCTGCCGCTGTTCGTCGCCTCGCTGCGGGCCCCCGAGCCCGAGCTGATCGAGGCGCTGCGGCCCGCCGACGCCATCGTCACCACCGTCCTCGCCGCCGGCGGCACCAAGCCCGCCGAGGCGTCGGCCGGCGGCGACGACGAGTCCTGGGACGCGGGCGCGCTGGCCGCCCTGGACGTACCGATCCTCCAGGCCCTGTGCCTGACCGGGCCGCGCAGCGCCTGGGAGGAGAACGACGAGGGGCTCTCGCCGCTGGACGCCGCCAGCCAGATCGCGGTGCCCGAGTTCGACGGCCGGCTGATCACCGTCCCGTTCTCCTTCAAGGAGACAGACGAGGACGGCCTGCCGGTGTACGTCGCCGACCCCGAGCGCGCCGCCCGGGTCGCCGGGATCGCTGTACGCCATGCCCGGCTGCGCCACATCGCGCCCGCCGACAAGCGCCTGGCGCTGGTGCTGTCCGCCTACCCGACCAAGCACTCGCGGATCGGCAACGCGGTGGGCCTGGACACCCCGGCCAGCGCCGTCGCCCTGCTGCGGCGGCTGCGCGAGGAGGGGTACGACTTCGGGCCGCGGACCGGCGAGGAGGCCGTACCGGGCCTGGAGTCCGGGAACGGTGACGAGCTGATCTACGCGCTCATCGATGCGGGCGGCCACGACCAGGAGTGGCTGACCGAGGAACAGCTCGCCCGCAACCCGGTCCGTATCCCGGCCGCCGACTACCGGCGCTGGTACGCCACCCTCCCGCAGGAGCTGCGTGAGCAGGTCGAGGAGCACTGGGGCCCGCCGCCCGGCGAGATGTTCGTGGACCGCAGCCGAAACCCCGAGGGCGACATCGTGCTGGCGGCGCTGCGCCGCGGCAACCTGCTCATCCTCATCCAGCCGCCGCGCGGCTTCGGCGAGAACCCCATCGCGATCTACCACGACCCGGACCTGCCGCCCTCCCACCACTACCTGGCCGCCTACCGCTGGATCGCCGCCCCCCAGGAGGACGGCGGCTTCGGCGCCGACGCCATGGTGCACCTGGGCAAGCACGGCAACCTGGAGTGGCTGCCCGGCAAGAACGCCGGCCTGTCCGCCGCCTGCGGCCCGGACGCGGCCCTCGGCGACCTGCCGCTGATCTACCCCTTCCTGGTCAACGACCCGGGCGAGGGCACCCAGGCCAAGCGCCGGGTGCACGCCACGCTCGTGGACCACCTCGTCCCGCCGATGGCCCGCGCCGAGTCCTACGGCGACATCGCGCGCCTGGAACAGCTCCTGGACGAGTACGCGGCGATCTCCGCCATGGACCCGGCCAAGCTGCCCGCCATCCGCGCCCAGATCTGGACCCTGATCCAGGCCGCCAAGCTCGACCACGACCTCGGCCTTCAGGACCGGCCGGACGACGACGGCTTCGATGACTTCCTGCTGCACGTCGACGGCTGGCTGTGCGAGGTCAAGGACGCCCAGATCCGCGACGGCCTGCACGTCCTGGGCGGCGCCCCCGAAGGCGAGGCGCGCGTCAACCTGGTCCTGGCGATCCTGCGTGCCCGCCAGATCTGGGGCGGCACCTCCTCCCTGCCGGGCCTGCGCGAGGCGCTGGGCCTGGACGAGTCCGCGGCCACCCGTACCGCCGCCGACGACACCGAGGAGCGGGCCCGCGCCCTCGTCCAGGCGATGGACGACGCGAGCTGGGACCTCGCCGCGATCGAGAAGGTCACCGCCGGCCTGCCGGAGGACCGGCGCGAGCCGGTCGCCGCCATCCTCGGCTTCGCGGCCCGCGAGGTCGTCCCCCGCCTCGCCGCCACCACCGACGAGATCGACCACGCCGTGCACGCCCTGCGCGGCGGCTTCGTCCCGGCCGGCCCCTCCGGCTCCCCGCTGCGCGGCCTGGTCAACGTGCTGCCGACGGGCCGCAACTTCTACTCCGTCGACCCCAAGGCCGTCCCGAGCAAGCTCGCCTGGGAGACCGGGCAGGCGCTGGCGGACTCGCTGCTGGAGCGCTACCGCACCGACAACGGCGACTGGCCGACATCGGTCGGGCTCTCCCTGTGGGGCACCAGCGCGATGCGCACCTCCGGTGACGACGTGGCCGAGGCGCTGGCCCTGCTGGGCATCCGCCCCGTATGGGACGACGCCTCCCGCCGGGTCACGGGCCTGGAACCCATCCCGCACCAGGAGCTGGGCCGCCCGCGCATCGACGTCACCCTGCGCATCTCCGGCTTCTTCCGCGACGCCTTCCCGCACGTCATCGGCCTCCTGGACGACGCCGTACGGCTCGCCGCCTCCCTGGACGAGCCCGCCGACGTCAACCACGTACGGGCCCACGCGCAGGCCGACCTGGCCGCGCACGGCGACGAGCGGCGCGCCACCACCCGCATCTTCGGCTCCCGCCCCGGTACGTACGGCGCGGGCCTGCTCCAGCTCATCGACAGCCGCGACTGGCGCACCGACGCCGACCTCGCCGAGGTCTACACGGTCTGGGGCGGCTTCGCCTACGGCCGCGGCCTGGACGGCTGCCCGGCCCGCGAGGAGATGGAGACCGCCTACAAGCGCATCGCGGTCGCGGCCAAGAACACCGACACCCGCGAGCACGACATCGCGGACTCCGACGACTACTTCCAGTACCACGGCGGGATGGTCGCCACCGTACGGGCGCTGAAGGGCACCGCCCCCGAGGCGTACATCGGGGACTCGACCCGCCCGGAGACGGTCCGTACCCGCACGCTGGTCGAGGAGACCTCCCGCGTCTTCCGCGCCCGGGTCGTCAACCCCCGCTGGATCGAGGCGATGCGCCGCCACGGCTACAAGGGCGCCTTCGAACTCGCCGCGACGGTGGACTACCTGTTCGGGTACGACGCGACGACCGGCGTCGTCGCCGACTGGATGTACGACAAGCTCGCCCAGACCTACGTCCTGGACCCGGAGAACCGTGCCTTCCTCCAGGAGGCGAACCCCTGGGCGCTGCACGGCATCGCCGAACGGCTGCTGGAGGCCGAATCCCGCGGCATGTGGGCCGAGCCCGACGCGCGGACGCTCGCCGAGCTGCGCCAGGCGTTCCTGGAGACCGAGGGCGACCTGGAGGGCGGCGCGGACGGCGAGAGCTGAGTGCCGGCAGGTGAGTGTCTGGTGGAGGGGGCCCCGGTAGCCGGGTGAGGCCGGTTCGCTGCCCTGTGCCCCGCAGGTCACGGGTTGCGCAGGGGCGACCGGCCGGTCCGCGCCGTAGTGGCTTTGGCGGTATTTGACGCTGTACGGCGCCCGGGGGCCCTCCGATGGTGGTACGGCGCCTCCGGGCGCCCCGTCAGCAGCGCTGGCACACCGAGTGAGAGGACGTACCGCCCATGGCTCCCGTCCCGGTAAAACCCGGCATCTACAAGATCCACGCGCACATCATCGGTCCGACCTCCCTGGTGACGGCCACCGAGTACGCCACCAAGCACGGCGCTCCCGTCATCACCGACCGCCTCAACCCGCTGCCCATCGAGCAGGAATGGGTCATCCGCCCCCTGGAGAACGTGCCTGGCGCGCCGTACGTGATCCACCTCGCCCATCAGGAGGGCGCGGGCATCGTGGTCCACGAGGACAAGCTCTACGTCAACACCGTGCAGTCCTCGGAATGGGCGAAGTTCACTTTCGAGAAGGTCCTCGGCGGACTCAAGATCCTCTCGGAGAAGGGCCTGGCCTGGCGCTCCGGTCACCGGGGCGCACAGATCGTACTGAGCGCGCCGACGCCGGACTTCCAGGAGACGTGGACCCTGGAGTTCGTGCGGCCGATCGGCGAGTAGCGCGCGGCCGTGCGGGCGTCCGGGCCATGCGGGTGTCCGGGCCGTGTGGCCCGGACGCTTCTGCTCCGCGTGGCCTGGACGCCTCCGCCCGCGTGCTCAGTTCGGCAGCGGGAAGTCCGGCCCCACCGTCAGGGTCACCACGCCCGGCGCCGCCCCCGCTGCCCCGGCCGTCCCGGTGGCCTTGGTACCCGGGAAGCGGGACGCCAGCACCTCGGCCTGGGCCTTGAGCGCGGCGGGAGCGCCGACCTCGGTCCTGGTGACGTTCGCGGGAGCGTTGCCGGTGGCCACGACCGTGAAGCCCAGCCTGCGCACCTGCTCGGCCGCCTTGGCCCCCACGCCCGTACGGCCCGTCCCGTTCAGGACCCGGACCTTCACCGAGCGGGCGGTGATCGGGTTCTTGGACGCCTCGG
Encoded proteins:
- a CDS encoding cobalt-precorrin-6A reductase, which encodes MSPRPHVLILGGTTEARRLAAALTADRPSAPHPGPPLRVTSSLAGRVAEPRLPAGDVRIGGFGGPEGLARWLREHAVDALIDATHPFAGTISFHAAQAAATAHVPLLALRRPGWVPEPGDDWHPVGSLDEAAAALPALGERVFLTTGRLGLSAFAHAGLAALWFLVRSVDAPEPPHPARMEVLLDRGPFTLDGERDLLRRHRVDVLVTKDSGGAATAPKLTAAREAGIPVVVVRRPPTPAGVPVATTWEAAATWVRDTAG
- a CDS encoding cobalt-precorrin-5B (C(1))-methyltransferase: MAETDTNSTGTGAGGGTGAGAAAGGRSAQLAHTGLRHGWTTGACATAATTAAYTALLTGEFPDPVTITLPKGQTPAFALADESLELGPGTGTGPGSVPDQGQAPDRSAMAAVVKDAGDDPDVTHGAIIRATVRTLPAGSGVVFRAGPGVGTVTRPGLPLDVGEPAVNPVPRQMMREHIALVAARHGGSGDVEITLSVDHGEEIARSTWNPRLGILGGLSILGTTGIVVPYSCSAWIDSIRRGVDVARAAGRTHVAGCTGATSEKTAVAVHGLPEDALLDMGDFAGAVLKYIRRHPVPRLTVCGGFAKLSKLAAGHLDLHSSRSQVDKGFLAELARRGGAEESLAKAVTEANTGLAALQLCTAAGVPLGDLVATAARTEALGVLRGAPVAVDIICIDRAGTIVGRADALGPAGR
- a CDS encoding precorrin-8X methylmutase translates to MNEGNEGTVFDYEKDGAAIYRQSFATIRAEADLAGLPDDVSRVAVRMIHACGMTDLVRDLAYSPEVVARARKALRAGAPILCDANMVASGVTRKRLPAGNDVLCTLADPSVPALAARMGTTRSAAALELWRDRMEGAVVAVGNAPTALFRLLEMIAQGAPRPAAVIGVPVGFIGAAESKDALAEHGPALGLEHLVIRGRRGGSAMAAAAINAIASEEE
- the cobG gene encoding precorrin-3B synthase, translated to MSPRPPLSEQAPAPRDETVIRDRGDACPGALRLHPADDGFLARLRLPGGMLTACQVAVLADAADRLGDARLSITSRGNVELRGLGDGCGSELAELLRGAGLLPSEQHERVRNVLVSPLAGLDGRGSADVHVWARELDTLLCATPKAAALSGRFLFALDDGRGDVAALGADVTLVAAGAGSAELWAGSADADHQVVRVAGADAPRAALHTALAFLKAVWDSGTGAWRVRELPAEHALSARTVAAGLTANGIDAALGARGVRPTPPPGGPAPGIIEAPDGPDSRHRTAALSVLAPLGRLTAAQARLLAATAARHGSGELRVTPWRGVVLPGLSREDAAPRLRELASAGLVTDPASPWYGVGACTGRPGCAKSRSDVRADAAAARTEGGGLPVYWSGCERRCGHPHGQWVDVLATGDGYRVSVRGLDDPVTTGPTTPTTPAELADAVTTARAATRASTRATT
- a CDS encoding precorrin-2 C(20)-methyltransferase, which encodes MSAQQQRPAGRLYGVGLGPGDPSLMTLRAVEVIAAADVVAYHSARHGRSIARSIAERHIRPDHIEEALVYPVTTETTDHPGGYRGALEEFYEQAAARLAAHLDAGRTVAVLAEGDPLFYGSYQHMHQRLADRYETEVVPGVTSVSAAAARLGKPLVEADEVLTILPGTLPQEELTARLAATDAAVVMKLGRTYPAVRQALETSGRLPEAHYVERATMAGERTAPLAEVSPDSVPYFSVAVVPSRIATPPPAPAHGEVVVVGTGPAGPLWLTPESRGALARATDLVGYTTYLDRVPVRPGQARHASDNKVESERAELALDLARRGRRVAVVSGGDPGVFAMATAVLEVAAQDTYRDVPVRVLPGVTAANAAAARAGAPLGHDYAVISLSDRLKPWDVIAERLRAAACADLALALYNPGSRSRTWQVGKARDLLLDHRAPDTPVVLARDVGGPQESVRTVRLADLDPSEVDMRTILLIGSSQTRSVRRGPDPAGRPTVWTPRRYPEK
- the cbiT gene encoding precorrin-6Y C5,15-methyltransferase (decarboxylating) subunit CbiT → MTVVGIGADGWDGLPDASRQALRRAEVLIGGPRQLDLLPADCAGERLPWPSPLRPAVPRLLAAHAGRRVCVLASGDPMFYGIGRTLTEALTPQTAPQTSPQSVPQPGIPAEAPTVPTVPLRVLPHPSSVSYACARLGWPLEDTEVLTLVGRPTAGLAAALHHGRRLLVLSAGAATPAEVAALLRERGFGPTRMRVLEQLGSARERQHEGTADTWPHPPADPLNVIALDCVRAPDALRLSLTPGLPDTAYEHDGQLTKRHVRAATLAALAPAPGELLWDIGGGSGSIGIEWMRVHRTCRAVAVERDPVRAERITRNAHTLGVPALRVVTGRAPAALAELPTPDAVFIGGGLTAPGLLEACWAALPPGGRLVANTVTLESEALLADWYRRHGGDLVRLAVAQAVPVGGFTGWRQAMPVTQWSVQKPPPDQAPSPNPSPAPTPALPGESP